Proteins from a single region of Acipenser ruthenus chromosome 31, fAciRut3.2 maternal haplotype, whole genome shotgun sequence:
- the LOC131702926 gene encoding torsin-1A-like isoform X2 has product MRVMRLLTPLCLLSCVQIANAFEPFTTTVLLGVGAGLFPLGRKIVHYFIENCDDNWIAFNRTGLKETLEGKLFGQHLATQVILKAVTGFVNNKKPKKPLVLSLHGWTGTGKNLVSQMIAEHLYRKGMKSGFVHQFVSTAHFPHADHIDSYKDQLQQWVRGNVSSCARSLFIFDEMDKMHPGLIDSIKPFLDYYETMDGVSYRQAIFIFLSNAGGEKITKVALDFWNEGKKREEIQLKDLETAVSLEVFNNKKSGFWHTSLIDKNLVDFFVPFLPLEIKHVRMCVKEELKSRNKKPDKDIVNAVVEEMTYFPKEEKIFSDKGCKTVEKKLDYHL; this is encoded by the exons AATGCATTTGAGCCATTTACGACCACCGTTTTACTCGGGGTAGGTGCTGGGCTATTCCCGCTCGGCCGAAAAATTGTTCATTATTTTATAGAAAATTGCGACGACAACTGGATAGCATTTAATAGAACGg ggttAAAGGAGACCCTAGAAGGGAAGCTGTTTGGGCAGCACCTGGCTACCCAGGTTATCCTGAAAGCAGTGACCGGCTTTGTCAACAACAAAAAGCCCAAGAAGCCTCTGGTCCTGTCCCTTCATGGCTGGACAGGAACAGGCAAGAACTTGGTCAGCCAGATGATAGCTGAACACCTCTACAGGAAAGGCATGAAGAGTGGCTTTGTGCACCAGTTTGTCTCCACTGCTCACTTTCCCCACGCTGACCACATTGACTCCTACAAG GACCAGCTGCAGCAGTGGGTGCGAGGGAACGTGTCCAGCTGTGCACGATCCCTGTTTATATTTGATGAAATGGACAAAATGCACCCGGGTCTTATTGACAGTATCAAACCGTTCTTGGATTATTATGAGACCATGGATGGGGTGTCCTACCGGCAAGCCATTTTCATATTCCTCAG CAATGCAGGTGGAGAGAAGATTACCAAAGTGGCTCTGGATTTCTGGAATGAAGGCAAGAAAAGGGAAGAAATCCAGCTGAAAGACCTGGAGACAGCCGTGTCACTGGAAGTCTTTAACAACAAGAAAA GTGGGTTCTGGCACACCAGTCTAATTGACAAGAACCTGGTGGATTTCTTCGTCCCTTTCCTGCCTCTGGAGATCAAACACGTCCGAATGTGTGTGAAGGAAGAGCTGAAGTCCCGCAACAAGAAGCCAGACAAGGATATAGTCAATGCTGTGGTTGAAGAAATGACCTACTTCCCCAAAGAAGAGAAGATATTTTCAGACAAAGGCTGCAAAACTGTGGAGAAGAAGCTAGATTATCACTTGTAG